One window of the Lytechinus pictus isolate F3 Inbred chromosome 5, Lp3.0, whole genome shotgun sequence genome contains the following:
- the LOC129261424 gene encoding sushi, von Willebrand factor type A, EGF and pentraxin domain-containing protein 1-like: MNNGGCQHECRNSPGSYSCTCMEGYAVDPYDRYRCTDVDECSFDSSRCEHLCINTEGGFYCECNSGYTLNGDGRTCTADVCPPLISPVNGRVNVSCSVVGANSILVGSTCAYECDAGFGLKGETELSCLSGGQWSGVSPMCVRIQCSTLPVPENGQVTPEGCRLGPSSSGSVCRFSCSSGFNLLGRGNLRCNKKGVWSNRAPLCSRDALIRCPDDVTARLPRGDSEMTIDLPEPDHLLDMINATHSVTGQLFGVGQTTVTFTAYSIDHLTRASCTMMVTVIDKEKPRVVDCPRSHTIKTEEQYMTSLEVPEPIFSDNVGVVNITRIIEPSGRITWGTYEVQYFASDSSGNTASCTTSATVQALSEDCGILNGPLNGNHFCTAWLNGQICQPTCLSGFSFFDGPLTSPTYICGRDGRWDPAKKAPDCTAYSLVRNSSVPCAPGKEMKDYPALGGVACMDCPRGMYSSDLGPATQPICKPCPQGLYQDRQGQISCLACPTETTTTSTGTINVGQCTSLTAEGTGTEPQP; the protein is encoded by the exons ATGAACAATGGGGGATGCCAGCATGAATGCAGAAACTCACCCGGAAGTTATTCCTGTACTTGTATGGAAGGTTACGCAGTGGACCCTTATGATCGATACAGATGCACAG ACGTGGATGAATGCTCGTTCGATAGCTCCAGGTGTGAGCACCTGTGTATCAACACAGAAGGAGGATTCTACTGCGAATGTAACTCTGGATACACACTCAATGGCGACGGAAGAACGTGCACAG CTGATGTTTGCCCGCCGTTGATATCTCCAGTTAATGGTCGAGTCAATGTATCGTGTAGTGTCGTTGGTGCAAATAGTATACTTG TTGGATCGACGTGTGCTTACGAGTGTGATGCTGGATTTGGATTGAAAGGGGAGACGGAGCTGTCGTGTCTCTCGGGTGGACAGTGGTCAGGCGTTTCACCCATGTGTGTCC gaaTACAGTGCTCAACGCTCCCAGTGCCTGAGAATGGTCAAGTTACCCCGGAGGGTTGCCGTCTGGGCCCCAGTTCGTCGGGATCTGTTTGCCGCTTTTCGTGTAGTAGCGGATTCAACTTGCTAGGACGGGGTAATCTGAGGTGCAATAAAAAAGGGGTGTGGTCGAACAGGGCCCCCCTCTGCTCAAGAG ATGCTCTAATACGATGCCCCGATGACGTCACGGCTCGCTTACCCCGCGGTGACTCTGAGATGACCATTGACCTTCCAGAACCTGACCATCTTTTGGACATGATCAATGCCACCCATTCAGTGACTGGTCAGCTGTTTGGGGTTGGTCAAACCACGGTCACTTTTACAGCCTACTCGATTGACCATCTAACTCGGGCATCTTGCACAATGATGGTGACTGTCATAG ACAAAGAAAAACCAAGAGTAGTGGATTGTCCCCGGTCACATACGATAAAGACAGAAGAACAATACATGACGTCACTAGAAGTGCCTGAACCTATTTTCAGTGACAACGTTGGTGTCGTGAACATTACAAGGATTATC GAGCCTTCAGGTCGTATTACATGGGGGACTTACGAGGTACAATATTTTGCATCGGATAGCAGTGGGAACACGGCTTCCTGCACCACGTCTGCGACTGTCCAAG CTCTTTCTGAAGATTGCGGGATCCTTAACGGTCCTCTAAACGGCAACCACTTCTGCACAGCCTGGCTCAACGGCCAGATATGCCAACCGACCTGCTTATCGGggttttctttctttgatgGTCCTCTGACTTCGCCCACATACATATGCGGACGGGATGGACGTTGGGACCCAGCGAAAAAAGCGCCAGACTGCACAGCATATTCGCTTGTTAGAAACTCGTCAGTGCCGTGTGCACCcgggaaagagatgaaggaTTACCCAGCACTGGGAGGAGTGGCATGCA TGGATTGCCCTCGAGGGATGTACTCATCTGACCTAGGACCAGCCACCCAGCCCATCTGCAAGCCATGTCCTCAGGGTCTCTATCAGGACAGGCAAGGCCAAATCTCCTGCCTTGCATGCCCCACTGAGACGACGACCACCTCCACAGGAACCATCAACGTTGGGCAATGCACAA GTCTTACAGCAGAAGGCACTGGAACCGAACCTCAGCCTTGA